CGCCGAGCTACCGAACGTCAACAATCTTCAGGAGATGCGCGCCATGTTGGCCGAACGTGTGAAGACCTGGACCGAGGAGTGGAAGCAGCAGGGTATCTCCGAGGGCGAAACCAAGCTGCTGCGCCGTCAGCTGGTGCGGCGCTTCGGGCCCCTGCCGGCCTGGGCCGAGGCACGCCTCGAGCAGGCGGGCGAGGACGATCTTGAGGTCTGGGCCGATCGCGTCCTGGATGGCACGACCCTGGAAGAGGTTCTCAAGGAGCCGATCTGAGAATTCCTGAGCGGCGCTCAGCCGTGACTGAGCGCCCACGTTTACCTCAGCACTCGATGTGCTCGGCAATGTCGAGAGCGTCGTCAACCTCCACTCCCAAGTAGCGTACGGTGCTTTCAATCTTGCGATGCCCCAGCAGCAGCTGGACGGCACGCAAGTTCTTGGTTTGACGGTAGATCAACGTCGCCTTGGTCCGACGCAGCGAGTGCGTCCCGTACTCCTGCGGATCAGCGCCCATGAGTCCGATCCATCGCTTGACGATGCGCGCGTACTGACGGGCGGACAAGTGCGGTGAGCCGCTCTGCCGACTGGGGAAGAGATAATCCCCAGTGGAGAGCGCGGCCTCTTTGATCCAGGCCTGTACGGCCTCGCGCGTCTGGTCGGTCAGTTCGAATCGAACCGGCTCGCGTGTCTTTTGCTGGACAACGCTGGCCCGCGCGACCACGTGGTTGCCATGAGCGATATCGCGGACCCGCAGGGCGACCAGGTCGCAGCCGCGCAGCTTGCTGTCGATCGCCAGATTGAACAACGCCAACTCCCGCGTGTTCCCGGCCATGCGCAGCTGTGTGCGAACGGTCCAGATCTCTTGCAACTTCAGCGGCGGCTTCTGGCCAATCAGCTTACCTTTGTTCCACGGCTCATGGGCGGTTTGGGACGCAACACTGGTGGTCTTCATGGTCTGTTTCCTCGTCGAAGGAAGGGGAAACAGAAGCATGGGCGGAGATCCGGTCAGTGGCATGGCCTGAAAGCAGACACCGCCATTTGACTGCTCATGGGCAGCACGGCCCCAGGAGCAGTCACCGGGCTCGGATGAGGCTACGGCATCGACTCGTCCTTGAGCTGTCATTGGTTTCTTGATGGGCGCTGACCGCAATGTTGTTTCGAGCCGGCTCTCGACTCGCCAAGATCATGCTGATCCGGTCGGCCCGGACCGACATGGGTTGTCCTTGGGAGTCTAAGCCCGACGCCTGCTCGCGGGTGACTTGGCCAGGGTGCAACACGGGGACTTGCAGGTCGGCCCTATTTGGCCAGGTCGGACAACAAGGCGCGTCTGCGGTCCAAGAAAAGATGGATCCAATGAGGTGATGGCGGCCAGTCGGCCAGCCACCCGATGACCGCGTCGGCCGACATCGGGTGGGCGATGCCGTAACCCTGAGCCAGCTCGCAGCCGAGTTGCAGTAGCCGCTCTCCCTGCTCCGGAGTCTCCGCCCCTTCGGCGATGGTCTGGAGGCGGAAAGCGGTGGCCAGGCCCAAAATGCCTTCGATGATCGCCAGGTCATCCGGGTTATCGAGCATATCGCCCACAAAACTCCGGTCGATCTTCAACGCGGTGACCGCCAGTTGTTTCAGATAGGTCAACGAAGAATAGCCGATACCAAAGTTGTCCAGGGCGCAGCTCACCCCGAGCTCGCGGCAGTCCGCGACGACCCGGGCGACATGCGCCAGGTCTCGCATCGCACTGATCTCCCGGATTTCCAGCGCGAGGCTCGCCGGCTTGACCCCAGGATGCGCGGCCATAAGGGCGCGCAGACGCGCGACGAAATCCGACTGCCGTAACTGGCAAGCGCCAACATTGACGCTGATCGGGAGATCGACTCCGTTCGCCTCCCAGACCTCCATCTGGGTCAGCGCCGTTTCGATGACCCATTCGCCGAGCTCGGCCGCCAGCGGGTCATCCTCGATCACCGGCAGGAACTCCTGCGGCAGCAGCAGTCCGCGTTTCGGATGTTGCCAGCGGATCAATGCCTCGGCGCCGATGACATCCCCGCTGCGCAGGCTGACCTTGGGTTGATAATAGAGCACGAATTCGCGTGCGACCAGGGCGCTGCGGATGCGCTCCGGATTTTCCTGCACACCCCGGTTGCGATGATCCTGATCGACATTGAAGACGCGATAGCAATTCTTACCGGTCAGCTTGGCCTGATACATGGCGTGGTCGGCTTGACGCAGCAGTTGATCCGCGTCCACCTCGACCGGCTGCGGATAGAAGGTGACGCCGAGACTGGCCGAGATCTGCACGACGAGATCGCCGAGGGGCATCGGTGCGGATAGGGCGGCGAGCAGACGGTCGAGCAACAGCGCACCGGCGTCGCTGGATTCCAGATCGATCAGTGCGGCAACAAACTCGTCGCCGGCAAGACGCGCTACGGTGTCGCCTTCGCGCAGGGCTTGCTTCATGCGCTCGGCTGCGGTGACCAATACCCGGTCGCCGACGGCGTGTCCGTGGCGGTCATTGATCGCCTTGAAGCCATCAAGGTCGAGATAGGCTACCGCCAGGCGTTTTCCCCGTCGCTTGGTCTGCGCCATGGCCTGGTGCAGACGGTCGGCCAGCAGCAGGCGGTTGGGCAGACCGGTCAGCGCGTCATAATGGGCGAGGCGTTCAAAGCGCGCTTCGCTGTCGCGTCGTGCCTGATCGCGCTCGCGCAACTGCAGCTGCAGCCCAACGCGTAGATGCAGCACCGGTGGATTGATCGGTTTGGCGATGAAATCCGCCGCGCCGGCCTCCAGGGCGCGGGTCTCACTGTCCGGATCCTGGCTGGCGGTCACGTAGATCACTGGAATGTCCTTCAGGCGCGGGTCGGACTGAAGCGTCCGGCACAGGGTGTAACCGTCCATCTCCGGCATCAAGACATCGAGCAGAATCAGCGCCGGCAACCTCTCCTTAGCCAGGCGCTCCAGCGCCTGCGGTCCGGATAAGGCGAACTCGCACCGGCACACGGACTTCAGCGCCCGCGCCATCACCTGAACGCTGACGGGATCGTCATCGACGATCAGGATCCGGATGGCGGGGTTCGCGGGTATCACTCCAACCTCATTGAGGATCGGCGAGTCGACTGATGAGTTTACACGGCGTCAGCTCGGAAGCACCCGGATGACGACAACCGGGTCGACCACTCGCCAGGACGTCCGTCATGAGGGACGCCGTTCAGCCCGATCGCTCTGATGGGCGCTTGGCCGCCAGACGCGTCAAGGCATCGGTGAAGCGCAGCGACTGGATCATCTCGGCCAGCGCCCGGGTCGCGGCCTCACCGTCGCGCCGCGTCAGGGCCGGTTGCAAAGCCTCGAACAGATCCATGGCCGCCAAATCATGCGCGGACAAGGCGTCGCAGAGTGCAGTGAGCCCGGCAGCGTCGAGGGGCACATCCGGGTGTTCGACCGGCACGGGTTCTACGCCCTCCAGCCAAGGAGCGAGGGCGGTGAGCAGCGCGTTCAATCGCGCCTCGAAGATCGCCAGAGCGGGCGCCGGATCCGCAAGCGGGTCCGCGAGCGCGGTCTCCAGGGCCAGTGCAGTCTGCGCCAGTTCGAGTGCGCCGATATTCCCGGCGAGGCCGCGCAGGGTATGCAGCCGCCGGGTGGCGGCAATAACCTCGCCGCGCGCCAGATCCTGTCGTGTCTGCTCGGTTGCGTCGGCGAAATCGCCGACAAACCGACGCGCCAGACGCAGGAAGAACGACCCGTCCTGGTCGAGCAGACGCGCCGCCCGGTGGCGATCGATCCCGGGGATGTCGGGAAACCCCGACGGAGTTGGCGGCGGCGTGCGGACCGGACGCTCGGCGACCGGCGCAATCGCCGGTTGAGGATCGGTCCAGCGGGCCAGAACCGCGACCAGTTCCTCGAGGTCCACCGGTTTCGCCAGGAAATCGTTGACGCCGGCCTCACGCGCCTGTTGTCGCTGCTCCACCAGCACGCCGGCGGAAAAGGCGATCACTGGCAGCTCGGTCAGGCCAAGTTCCCGGCGGATCGCGCGGGTCGCGGAGAGTCCATCCATCACCGGCATCTGGATGTCCATCAGTACGGCGGCGATTTCCCGGGATTGAACACGAAGACGATCCAGCGCCTGCCGGCCATCGGCGACCAGCGTCGCGCGGGCGCCCTCGCGCCTCAGTGCGAGTTCGACCACCTCCCGATTCACCGGACTGTCATCCACCACCAGGCAGTGCACCCCGCTCAGGCGCGGTCCGGCCGGCCGCTCGACTGGCTCGGCCTGGTCCGGCGGCGCGTCGTAGACGCTGGCCCGCTCGAAGGGCAGCTCGCACCGGAAGGTACTGCCGACCCCGAGGGTGCTTTCGATCCCGAGTGTGCCGCCCATCCGCCCCGTCAACTGTTTGCTGATGGCCAGACCCAGCCCGGTGCCGCCGAAACGCCGCGTGATGCTCCCGTCGGCCTGTGTAAAGGCGGTGCCCAGGATGGCCAGTTTCTCCGGGCTAATCCCGATCCCGGTGTCGCGGACCTCCAAGCGCAGCCGCATCGCCGTGGTGTCGATGTCCTGTTGGCTGACCTGGATGCGTACCTCGCCGTGCTCGGTGAATTTCACCGCGTTGCCGACCAGGTTGACGAGGATTTGTTCCAGTCGCAACGCGTCGCCGCGCAGCCAGGCGGGGAGATCCGCCGACGTATCGATCCGAAAGGCGAGCCCCTTGCTGCGGGCCTGCTGACCCAGGAGGCTCGCGACCTGCGCCAGCACGGCCGCCGGCGAGAAGGTCCGCACCTCCAGGCGTAGTTGACCGGCCGCGAGCTTGGAGAGATCGAGGATATCGTTGACGAGCGCGAGCAGGGATTGCCCGGCCGTGCGTAACCGTTGGACCAGGTGGCGTTGCTCCGCGGACAACACCTCGCCTTCCAGCAATTGCGCCAGGCCCAGCATGGCATTGAGCGGGGTGCGGATCTCATGGCTCATGTTGGCCAGGAATTCGGATTTCGCCCGCGCCGCCTGCTCGGCCTGCACCTGCGCGGCCCTGATGTCGGTGACATCGTGGAAGCTGAGCAAGTAACAGCCATCGAAGGGCTGATCCAGCCTTGATGCGCCGGTCTGAACGGTACGGATCTGACCATCCT
The sequence above is drawn from the Thiocapsa rosea genome and encodes:
- a CDS encoding ATP-binding protein; translation: MTVDITNEKQITSKLHASEARARAIIDTAPAPFMIRDEENVLYLNPAFTELFGYTLEDIPTVADYWSRAYPDPEARRQRESFARRFLESAPRGGAIRAPAEATVRCKDGQIRTVQTGASRLDQPFDGCYLLSFHDVTDIRAAQVQAEQAARAKSEFLANMSHEIRTPLNAMLGLAQLLEGEVLSAEQRHLVQRLRTAGQSLLALVNDILDLSKLAAGQLRLEVRTFSPAAVLAQVASLLGQQARSKGLAFRIDTSADLPAWLRGDALRLEQILVNLVGNAVKFTEHGEVRIQVSQQDIDTTAMRLRLEVRDTGIGISPEKLAILGTAFTQADGSITRRFGGTGLGLAISKQLTGRMGGTLGIESTLGVGSTFRCELPFERASVYDAPPDQAEPVERPAGPRLSGVHCLVVDDSPVNREVVELALRREGARATLVADGRQALDRLRVQSREIAAVLMDIQMPVMDGLSATRAIRRELGLTELPVIAFSAGVLVEQRQQAREAGVNDFLAKPVDLEELVAVLARWTDPQPAIAPVAERPVRTPPPTPSGFPDIPGIDRHRAARLLDQDGSFFLRLARRFVGDFADATEQTRQDLARGEVIAATRRLHTLRGLAGNIGALELAQTALALETALADPLADPAPALAIFEARLNALLTALAPWLEGVEPVPVEHPDVPLDAAGLTALCDALSAHDLAAMDLFEALQPALTRRDGEAATRALAEMIQSLRFTDALTRLAAKRPSERSG
- a CDS encoding tyrosine-type recombinase/integrase; translation: MKTTSVASQTAHEPWNKGKLIGQKPPLKLQEIWTVRTQLRMAGNTRELALFNLAIDSKLRGCDLVALRVRDIAHGNHVVARASVVQQKTREPVRFELTDQTREAVQAWIKEAALSTGDYLFPSRQSGSPHLSARQYARIVKRWIGLMGADPQEYGTHSLRRTKATLIYRQTKNLRAVQLLLGHRKIESTVRYLGVEVDDALDIAEHIEC